The DNA region CCGGCTGACGGCCGCCGCGAGCGAGCAGCGAGTACACCAGCACCGCGAACGCCTCACCCACGCCGCAGCCACCACGACCGGGCAGCCGACCATCGCCGAGATCGCGCAGCTGCGGCAGGAGAACGCCCGCCGTTTCGATGACCTCGCCGGGCGGTTGGAACGCCTCGAAGGCGAGATCAGCCAGCTGCGGCCCGAGCAGACCCCGGCCACGGCGGCCAACGGCTACGGCGCATTCCGCGAGACCCACAAGCCCCGCCCCAGGGCGGGGCAGCGGCAGGAACACCACCCCGAAGCCGACCAGGGGCACGGCACGTCGATGACACCGCAGGCCGCCGCCGAGGCCGAGCAGGACTCCCAGGCGCCGCGGCCCGCCGCAGAACAGACTCGCTCGGAGGCTGTGTGGGCGGAGTGGGCCGCGCGGATGCAGGCCGAGGCGTAGCAGAACTGCTGTGCCCCAAGGGTTTTTAACAACAACACAGAAATGGAGGAACCGCTATACGACAGCTGCAACGCCCGTGATGCCCTGGCATCACACCCTGAGGCTTGGACAACCTCACCGAGACCACTGGTTTCGGAATCTGAATTATTTCAACAACTTTCAGGAGTTATGACATGTCCGGAGAGACGACTCTCACCATCATTGGCAACCTGACCGCCGACCCGATCGTTCGTTTCATGAATGAAACGGGTGACGCGGTGGTCAACTTCACGGTCGCTTCCACCCCGCGGGTCTTCGATTCGAAGTCCAAGCAGTGGAAGGACGGTGCCGCGTTGTTTCTGCGCTGCACCCAGTGGCGCGAGGCCGGCGAGCACGTCGCTGATTCCCTGTCGAAGGGGGATCGGGTGATCGTGGTCGGGAAGCTGTCCCAGCGCGAATACACCGACCGCGACGGCGTCAAGCGCACCGTCATGGAGTTGGTGGCCGACGAGGTGGGGACGTCGCTGAAATACGCGGTGGCCAGGCCGGTCCGGTCCAAGAACCGCAATGGCGGGCGGCCGAATCCGAAGGACGGGAACGCTCCCGGTGTCAGCGATGACCCGTTCAGCGATTTCCAGCCGAGCGCGGATGAGGTGGCCTGATCATGGCGTGCGCACTGAGCCGGGCCGAGGAGCCCAACGGCAAGAAGTCGACCCAGCACTGGCACCAGTTGCCCACCAACGTGGTGCTGGACCTGGGCGAGTCCGACCCGGCGGTCGTTCTCGCGTGGCAGCCCGACCCCGACACCGGGGTACAGGCGTACCTCAGTCTCGTTGAGGCCGCTGCGCTGGCCGAGGCGTTGATCACGACGCTGGAGCACTGCGAGTCGTTCACCAGCAACGACGGTCAGGACTCGGTGCCGGATTGGGTGCGTGACCCGTTCCCGAATGGGATCCCGCGCTACTTCGGTCCCGACGCGCGGCCGCTGGAGGAGTTCTGATGAACATCCTTTTGTGGCACAACGCCATTCACCACAACACCCAGAAAGGAATCTGATCATGGCGTACCTGGGGACCTCGGCACACGCCTGCGCGGACGGATCCGGTCATGGCGGCCGCGGAATGATCGAAATGCATTGGCACAGGATGCCCGATGCCACGGTCGAACTGTTGTCCGCCGAGGACTGCCGCGGTGACATCCAGATTCGCTGGCGGTTCGACACCACCTTCGAAGGGATGTTCGCCAACCTCAGCGTTGGGGAGGCCCGCACCCTGCGGGACAACCTGACCGCGGCGATCGCGACCTTCGAACCGATCACCACGGCCGGCGACATCGACAACGAGGTCGACGACGCGGCGCCCGTCACTGTGGACGGCACCGTGCTGACGTCGCCGGAGGATCCGGTGCACTGCTACCGGTGTGGTGGTCGGATCGCGTTGGTGTCCAACAGCAATGATTACTGGTGGACCCACGAACCGTATTCCATCAACGACCACGAACCCGTCCTCGCCAAGCCGATCCCGTGCGAGCACTGCGGTGCGGCGATCGACTTGGTCGACGACGGAATCGAGGTCTACTGGGTCCACGAGGTCGATCCCATCGACAGCCACACCGCCCACCCTGTGCCCGCCGCGGCACCGGAGATCGGGGAGGTGGCGTGATGGGACGCAGCACCCTGGCCGCGCGAGCCGAGCGCTACGGGCGGCTGATGGTGGCCATGCAGCCGGGCGCGCAGTTCCGGTTCACGTTCCTTTACGCCCTCGGCGGTGAGTATCGGTCGGTGACGGCCGAACTGACCCGTCCGGGTCTGGTGGAACTGATGGCCGCGGTCACCGACGCCCTCCAGGACGGCACTGCGGTCGTCGACAGCGAACCCGCTGTCGCGGACGCGAAAAGCCATTCCGTGTGGGTGGCCGAGCTGATCAAGGAGCGCGACGAACTGAAGGACCAGTGCAAGGAACTGCTCGATCAGGTGCAGTGCCTGCAGTGGGATCTCGGTGCGCTCCAGGCCGAGCACAACCTGTGCCCGGAACAGCAGGCGGCCGGGAGCAAGTGATGGACCCGAATACCGCGCTCGCCGAGGTTCGGCGGCTGCTCCAGTCCAAAGACGAACTGGGGCTGTGGAAACGGGACTATGACTGCAACGACGCAGTCCGCATCCTCATCGACCTTGCCGATGGCGTGGCCGCGCTGGACCGCTCCTTGTCCCAGGGCGGATACCTGCCCCGAGAGTGGGAATGGGCTCGGACCGCGGGGAGGGCGTGATGAATCCCAACACTGCCCTGACCTGGATCAGGGAGTTGATCACTGAGGTCGACGGTCTGGGGTCCTTGCCGACTCACGACCGCTACCGCATGGGGTCCTGTTGTATGCCTTCACCGGAGTCGTTGAGGGCCTGGACAGGTGGATGTCACGAGGCGGTTCGCTGCCCGAGGCATGGAACACCCAAACGCGCATCGATCGGGTCGAACCGATGATGTGCTGCGGCGAACCGATGGATGTCTTCCCGACCCGCCTTGGCGCCGCGTGCGGGACCGGACAGGACCACACCCTCGTGGTGTGGCACTGCTCGGAGTGCGGTCATTGGGAACCGTACGAACCCCACCCCATGGATCCGGAAGCGACGGTGCCGAACTGCTTGTGCGGTCCGGCCATGGTCGACGTTCCGGTGTCGCAATGGGATCCGGCTCGATTCCGGCTGGCCTGGTGCGCCGAATGCGGTCTCTATGAGACCTGGGGCACCGAGTCACTCCGCCGTCACGGCAATGACGCCGATGACGACCAGCAGCAGGAGACACGGTCATGACCGCGGCCTCGTGCTACCGGTGGTGCGGATGCCGGGACTGCTTCGACATCGTCGTCGGAACAGCCACCACCCTGACTCTGTGCGATAACTGCACGGAAGCCGGGTGCGAGATCGACAACGGTGAGTGCCAGCGAGAAGACGCCTACGAAGGTTGAGGTGTCCGATCATGGCCAAAGCCAGGAAACCGATGAGCCGGCGAATGGAGCTACGGCTCGGGCGGGAGATCCAGGAACAGTACGACCGAGGTGCGAGCTGGGCCGCGATCACCGTGGACTTCGACCTACCGAAGTACAAGGTGCAGCGGCTAGCCAGAACCTACCGGGAAGACTGTGACCGGAGAGCCCACCAGAACCAGTTGACCTTGTTCGACTGAACGCTCCGACCACAACCGAATATTGATCAAGCGGAGCCCGTGCCTGTCATTACCAGGCACGGGCTCCGCCCTTGTTCTACCAGGAGACCAGCCGACGTGGTTGCTCGGATCAATACGGTCAGTCGAGCTCGCGCGACGGCTGGTGTATGTGGCTTCTGGCCGGTGCAGTTAGCTTGACATGGACGACCTGGCGGTGACTACCCAAGCGAGCTGGCTTCTGGGCTATCGGCTGTAGGCCGGTGCCACGGTCGCAGACGTTGTGGTGGAGGAAACTTATCGGCCGCAGTCGTCGCCGTGTCGGCTCAGTCTGGCAGTGGGTATTTCGGGCTCTTCGGCCTGGGGGCATGTTGTCGGGCCTGGCCCATCGTTAGCAGTTCAGGCGGCTGCGCCGTGTGGTCGGCTGCTTCGAACCAGCTGGATCTGTTCGAACTGGTGCATCGGCTGTGTCGGGCGGAGGGCCCGGCAACTGTATCGCTCGATCGTGTCTGTGGCTGGGTTTCGGACGAGAGCCACGTTATCGTCCGTGGCGGCGTCTCTGAGGTCGGCGGCGAAGAATCGCTTGAATTCTCGTGGCGAATGGGAGTAGCAGGCGTTGAAGATTTCATCGAGACGATATTGCGGGACCATTCCGGGTCCCATGACTCGTAGGGTGTGGATCATTCGAGTTGCGACGGATGGCCAGTTGACGAGGAGTTCACGGGCAGGCTTTGTCATGATCCACTCGACGGCATTGGTGGGTCGGTCTGAATCCGGGGAGGCTGGTGCGAGGCTAGGGGCGAGCTGCCGGGCGGCTGTGTTGGCGGCGATCACGTCGAGTTGCGGGAAGGTGAGGTAGTAGGCGGGGCCGCCGAACATCTCAAGGTGGTCGAGGTCGTCGTCGTTGACGTGCGGCGACGTGTTCGGCCGGAGTGTGTCGAGGCCATTGAGTGCCAGTGAGATCACTTTTCGGAGCATCCAGTCGGGTAGGTCGAGTGCGCGGCACCAGGCAACAAGACCTTCTGTGCTCGGGTTGCGGAGGCCAGCCTCCCATTTTCGCAGGGATGACAGGGTCGTTGTTGCGGCGATCGCGACCTCTTCCTGCGTTAGGCCAAGCGCCTCGCGGCGTCGCCGGAGGTGTACACCGATCTCGGGCCGTTCACATGCCCACGACAACTTCCCATTCCTGCGCCGCTCCCGTGCTGAGGAGAACGGTTGAGCGGAAATGGTTTGGGTGTCGCTGTTCGCGAGCGAGCGTTCGGCGATCTGCACGGCCTGGCCTCTCTATCAAATGTCGCGCGAAGCCATGCGGCGGCGAACCGAAAGTTGGCCATGGAGTTCGTCAACTCGTTGGCGACACCTATTGCCGCGCAAGTTACTTCGCAGAAGAAACATATACGCGGCTATTTGAAACACTGCACTGTCAGAAAGATCACATCGATGTTTGTTGAGCGTGGACGGACCGGTTTGCTGCGTCTGGACATCCTTTGGAAACCTCTTGTTCACCCATGGAGTCATTCGGAGTCATTCGGGTCATGGTGATTTCGGGCGTTGACATTGGCGCGGCCATGTGTCAATGAGCGCTCGGCGGCTTCGAAGTACGGAGATTGGCAACACACATTTGGGGTGTGTCTGAAGCGGGTGCTTCGCATGTTTTCGAAGGCATGGGAGCTGCATGGGTCTCGTCGTGGCGAGTGTGTGGAGCTAATGGTCGAGTTCTGTGACAATTTGTGTCGCTGCGTGGACCTGACCGTGGCCTGCTCGGCGCCTCATGACGGATGAAAAATGTTGGTGTGCAACAGTATTCGTTCAGCGCTTAAGGTCAAAGCTGGCGGGGTGTTGGGGTGAAGCAATTCTGATTGCTATGAGTTGTCCTCGGTTCGAGCTCCTTCGTCGTCCCATCAGAGGCTTCTGCCATGTGGGGGTGGTCAATCTGGTGCGGGACCGTGTCAACGTCCGAATTTCGCTTGGTAACTGATCGATCGCCAGGACGCTTGGCATTGCTGCTGTCCGTCGTTGCTTGAGTTGCGTTCTGTTCCAACGCGTTGCACAGTCTTGGTCGCTATGAGGTTCCTGAGGCCCACCTGTGAAGAACATGTGAACCGTCGCTTCGTGTAGCGCGGACGGCCGAGGGTATGCGGCACCCGAACAGGGCCTGCCGCACTGCACTTTCATTGCGCTTAGAGGAGAGGGGAATTCCTATGACCAAGTCGCGCCCGGTCCGTAGTGGGACTCGTTGCCTCAGTTGTGGCGGGCGCACTGTTGCTGCCAGCAACCGTTGCTGTAGCACAGGGTCTTCCGTTGGCAGCCGGTGGGTTCGAGTTGGCCCACCCGCTGATCGATTCTGGCGTGGATGTGTCAACCCCGGGTTTGTCTACCGGTGGTTCGTCGATTAGCAGTTCGTCGACGGGGCGGTTACTCACTGACAGGTCCCTCGTTCAGCGAATCCGCGGCTGGCGGATCGCTCAACTCAGGGCATTCAGATGGACGAGTTTCCAGTTCTGCTGAGAGCGCGATCGAGGGCTTCTTCGGCCGAGTTATCCACAGTGCCTTCACCGGCTCCTGATGGATAGACGACCAGCTGTGCTGTACTGCACCGATAGCGGCCGCATAACCTTGATCCTACGAGATCCGATCCGCTTATCCTCCCGTCGGTAACGACACATTTGATCGATCGGAATCGCAAATTGCACCAATCGACGTCGACCGCTGAGAACGGGTCTCTTGCGTCCGCGGTGCTTTTCTGCGCCATTTCGCTCAAGAAATTCCTCTGACATCTATCGGTTGACGTTCTTCA from Nocardia tengchongensis includes:
- the ssb gene encoding single-stranded DNA-binding protein, coding for MSGETTLTIIGNLTADPIVRFMNETGDAVVNFTVASTPRVFDSKSKQWKDGAALFLRCTQWREAGEHVADSLSKGDRVIVVGKLSQREYTDRDGVKRTVMELVADEVGTSLKYAVARPVRSKNRNGGRPNPKDGNAPGVSDDPFSDFQPSADEVA
- a CDS encoding helix-turn-helix domain-containing protein, with the translated sequence MQIAERSLANSDTQTISAQPFSSARERRRNGKLSWACERPEIGVHLRRRREALGLTQEEVAIAATTTLSSLRKWEAGLRNPSTEGLVAWCRALDLPDWMLRKVISLALNGLDTLRPNTSPHVNDDDLDHLEMFGGPAYYLTFPQLDVIAANTAARQLAPSLAPASPDSDRPTNAVEWIMTKPARELLVNWPSVATRMIHTLRVMGPGMVPQYRLDEIFNACYSHSPREFKRFFAADLRDAATDDNVALVRNPATDTIERYSCRALRPTQPMHQFEQIQLVRSSRPHGAAA